Part of the Eikenella corrodens genome is shown below.
CATGCTGATGATATTCGGCGCCAACGGCCCCAGCGGCCGCCAACTCATCCACCAATTAAGCCCCCTCGAACGCGAAACCGCCGTCGCCGCATTAAGGCTGCCGGAGCAACAAGCAGACGAATTTTTCGCCGACCACCACATCCGCACCACCGTTGCCGACGCACTTGACGCAGAAGCCGTCGCCCAAGCCGTGCAGCAATACCGGCCCGACACCGTCGTCAGCTTTGTCGGCGGCAAAAACGAACAAGGCACCCGCAGCGACGCCACCGGCAACCTCCACATCATCCGCGCCCTCGAACAGCACGCCCCCCAAGTCCGCCTCATCCTCGTCACCAGCATGG
Proteins encoded:
- a CDS encoding NAD(P)-dependent oxidoreductase → MLMIFGANGPSGRQLIHQLSPLERETAVAALRLPEQQADEFFADHHIRTTVADALDAEAVAQAVQQYRPDTVVSFVGGKNEQGTRSDATGNLHIIRALEQHAPQVRLILVTSMGCGEQYPLMSDMFKQALGEAVAAKTEAENALRQSTLAWTILRPCGLADGDDTAYQLHEQLPAIPRQYMTRTALAAAVRQIIGEDGHEGKAYSVTSGEAA